The DNA segment TTTGCACTGGTCGGAATTGCGAAGATGACGAGTGTGTTTCGGTGGCCACGGGTGGTATCGTCGCaaagccgcgccgctgcaagtAGGAAGCTAGAAGGCGAGTCTTCTTTGAGCACGGGGCAGACACCGGCGATGATGCGGCGGCAGGCAGGCCGGCCCACGGAACCCGGTTGCCTGGCCTAAGACTGACTCCCGCGATCCCGCTCGGCCGCTTGGCGAGGAGTAGCACATATGACGGATCGCAGGACGCTCGCATGAGTCGCGGCATTGCTGTcacctgcaccgcctcggaGGCAGACCTGAAGGATAGCGATGTTGGCCGCACTAAACACGATGACGATGAGGAGGTAGTCTCCACCCTGTGAcggaggtgatggtggccgAGCTGGAGAATGGACTTTATGGCCCACTGCGTGTCGACGGAGGCCATTTTATCGAGTCTGCTGTGTGGATCTTATGGTTCTTTTCTAGAGTGGTGCGTGCAGTGCGTCTAACGATTAGGACACGAaaagccaaaaaaaaaacaaggaaaaagagCGAAGTGCAGCCGCGTCGCTCGCTCTTCCGACAGCCGAGTGAGAGAGAAATGATTCTGTGCGGCAGAAAATGGTGAGAGGCAGAGCGGTGCGCGtatgggcgtgtgtgcgaaTGTGGGAAGAGGGTAGAGGACTGTATGCGATTGTGCTTTGCGTGGTGCTGTTGCGTGATTCGGAACGCGACGGGTTGCTGTTTTTATGGCGTGGGGGTGGGGCCGCATTCTTAATTTGaggaaagagcgagagagaagcgagcaTGCTAGTTAAGGTGGGGGCCCAGAATGCATGCGGGCCACATCTGTGGAGGGAACACGGCGACAAATGACAGCTCCATGGAATGAGCAAACAACCAACGCACACCCCGTCCGTTGGAACCAATCGcaagggagagcgagggtTTCGGGAGCAGCTGCAAATCAAGGAAGGCCTACTCATCCAACTCTCGTGCACAGTCGCCCATACTGTCTGCGCCCCAGCAGAGGATGACAAAGGCAAACAAAAAGCACGAAGAGCTCGCACGCGTCCTGCGTGCGAGCGGTTATCCATGAAGTTGACTCGCCCCTCTGccgtgtgccgccgctcatGATTTTACGCTCTAAAGACTCAGCGCCTATTCGTGGACGCGGAGACATGCATGTGCAGAGCGGTGAGAGAATAAGAAGCGAGAcaaggagagcgaggcgagTCGTCCTTCTCacgctctcctccctcctctcagAATGCAACTGGAAAACCGCGTCATCAAACCGACGCCGGAAGAGCAGTCCCGAATGCACGAGCGCCGGTATAGTCCCGCACTATGCCAGAGGCTCTTTCGCTCAAATAGAGTAGAGAATCACTGCCACGGCGGCTGAGGGTTCTGCGGTCCGTCATTCTGCTGCTTCGTCACCGACAAGACGACGATGCGATTGTGGTTGGGGATGGAAGACGCGTTTGACGACAGGGACGCACCCCAGTCTTcctgcggaggcggtggattGCTCGCAAAAGGCGACAGCTGGTAAGCCTGGGCCGGTGCACCGTTCGCGGAGGGGTAGGCGGTGGCGCCTGGTGCGCCGCTCTTGAAGTTGTAGCTCTGTGGCTGGGCGGGCGCAGCGTACGGGGCCGCGCTCCCGGAAGAGCCGAGAAACCCTATCAtatgctgctgttgctgttgcagCTGTGTCGGCGCGGGTTGACCCCAAGTGAACggctgcggttgctgctgctggtacGGGTAGGGATTCGCCGCAGGTGCGGATGGTGCGGCAAAATCGAACGTCGATGCGTGCTGACTTCCTACACATGGCGCGCACACCATCGGGCCACTTGCAGCGTAGGGAGTCGGctgcgcttgctgctgctgctggtacGGCAGCTGTGAGGACTGCAGCTGCGTAGGTGCCATCATGCTGCTCTGGGGGCCTTGAGTGAAGTTGTACATGCCGCCATCAGTAGGATAGCTCATCgactgctgttgctgttgttgctgtggATGAGGAGCGCTATATCCACCTGCTGGCTGCACcactggcggcggcactcCAGCAAACAAGTCAGCCACGATACTGGTTACTGTTgcgggctgctgcggcgctggaggagcaggggCGTGCAAGGTAGTcattggtggtggtggtgctgctgcatgcgCTGTGGGTTGCGGTGTCGACGAAGACTGCACTGATGCAGAGAACAGGCTATCGAAGACGTCCTCTTGCGGCGGTCGCGCGGGATTCGTCGGTGCCGAAACGGGCCCGGGTTGCGCCGTGGGTGCCTCTGGAATTGAAGCGAGAGAGGACTCTGCAGGCCTCGTAACGGACAAAGGTGGTGGCGCCTGTGAAGGCTGTTCCCTTGCGTGCTCCCACGAGTCTTGCAAAGCAGAGAGCTCCTGCGCATTCAAAAACCGCCGTTCTTCGAAGACTACGCGCACGTGGTCTTTCAGCGCCATCACGTCACCGGAGCGAGGGAGCTGGTTGTGAAAGGTGCTCAACCATACCTTGAGGGCCCGGTCGTTGCCGGCTACGGAGAAACGGGCGATCTCGTCATCCGTAAACTCACTCATCGTGATCCCCTTCACCTTGTGCTGAAAGGAGCGgtgcacggcgctgcagccggaGCAGACAAGAATGCCAAAATCTGAGGCTACGTACAGCGGACCTCGCATGCCGCAATCAAAACAGCTCTTGTTGCCACCATTCTGGCTGAGCttccgcagcacctccttgtGCCGCTCCGACTTGCGCTGTCGAATATTCATCCTTGCTTTTTGAAAGACACTGGTggcttttcgtttttttatTTTATTACTTCTCAGCGCTACGTGTGCAGGTCTTCTGCCCCACTAAAGGCGCTGCAATGCTGCCGTGAACGACGTCGCGGAAATAAAAAAGTATGCATCCGAGGGTGTCGACAAGGATGACGAAAGCGGTGCCAGTGGTGATACTCACCGGGCTCTTTGCTTTGGCGCCCGCGCTTTTCTGAGTAGACTACCGAAGCTGATCGGTGAAGGCGCACGGAGAAGTTGCTATTGCgaggtgaggagggggtgggtaAGGGCGAGGGTGGATGCGCGTACGTGCGTTGTTGTggatacagagagagagggagacggtAGAGTGACAAATAATGCGCGTCAAAGAGATCTACAGCACCACAAGAGTCAGAGACAGATCCCGTTCGagagtgcagcagcgtgcggcgCCTGTGAGAGCTGTGCCTCGATGGCGTTCGAGCATACGTGACGGACGACCTTCCTCTTTAAAGAGGTCCCACCGGTGACGTGCGGGGTCCGAAGCTTGTCACGCGAAACAAACAAAGTGCTCTCAACATCAACGAAAAACCTCCGTCATACACGGAGGTTTCCTCGTCTTTCAATGCAGCGGCGTTCAAGACCTCTGTGCCTCCCACTTCTTCCTCTGATCACCCCCACCAaatgcacatacacacacaccgtgGGATGATACACGGGAGGCAAAGGTTCGATAGACCCCCTCGCTCTACCTCACTCACAGTGCACGGAATCCTGTCCGCACCGGACACGAGAGGAGCAAGAACAAtatgcaaaaaaaaaaacgagtgCACCATTACAGTGTATGTagccgtgtgtgtgcgtgcgtgcttgaCCGCTGCTCCACGACTCAATGGTCTGCGGCATCTGTGGAGTGGGCGGTCGAGGATGAAGGCAGGGTTGCGGGCCCGAAAACGGTGGTGCTCGccttttcttcctctctggCGAGCACACGCCAGTGAGGACTcgcgctcttcttcaccCACTGAAAGTCGTCCACCTTGACGTAGTTCTGCTCCGTCCGCGCTGTATCTTCGATTTCGCCGACCCTAGAAACCCACTCTGCATGGGTGGCGTACGTCTTTCCATCCTCCGTGCACGAGCTCAGCAGGCCCACCCAGCACCGATACGGCCCGAAACGCATTGCATCACATTCTTCAATGATCGGAGTAGACGCGCACCACGCGTAGAGATCGAGGTTTGTGCAGCCCTTCAGTCGCAGCTGATGACACGCCACGTATACACGGCAATTTGTGCAGTTTGATAGAAAGGCGGACCCGGCAATAGGAAGGCAGTAGATGACACACTCCGCGCAGCCGTTGATGAAGACGCCCCTCGAATGACTGATGAAGAGGTCCGTGCCCGTGGACGGCCCGTAGACATTGCCAAAGCCGTTGGTGCTGCTAACAGTCCCTGCAACCGGCACGGTAGCCGTCGCAGTCGCTTCGTTCGTATCGGATATACCCGTCAGGGACAATGAGGGAGTGGCGGGCTCGGCATCGGACGTCGGCTTCGCCTTGAGGCGTGAGGAGAACTTGAACTTCTttggcgctgcgctgctgtgctttTCATCCACGCGTTGCTGCAGACGAGCGAGAATCACGTTTGCCTTCGCCATCTCGTGCGCGGTAAGAGAGATGCTATTTGACGTGTCCTGCACCAGTGTCCGTAGTgcgtcgatgcgctgctgcgactctGTCACGTTGCCCTCCTGAAGGAGCTGCGTGACCTCCGCTTCCAGCAGctcggcctccgcctcgtactgctggcgctgcagcgtgaTGGCCCCAGTTTCCTTCgagcgctgtcgccgctgctcctcgcgctcCTGGCGCAGCTTGAGGAACTTCGCCTCCATTGCGCTGTAGCGATTTTACAGCGTGAATGCTCGATTGTAGACGAAAGAAGTATCGTCGCTCCTGGAGAGGGGAGTATGGGAGGGAGCGAAGGAGAAAGGGCCCGGGAATGCGGAGGTGCGTGGGCGAGGAAAAGGACAGAGGCAACGGGAACGAGAAAGGCGTGCACACGGTGAATTTCAACAGCTGCATCGATGCTgatgcgcgcgcaggcgcggaAACGTGGCGGGGCGGCGTCTCGCGAGAATGGACGTATGTAGCGAAACACGCGTGTCCCTTGAACTTCCCCGTACGCAGAACctgcacgaaaaaaaaaatacatGACAGCCAACATACTTCGGATTGCGCAAGTGCTCGCGCGTGCGTTCATGTGTGACACCATCTGCGGCACAAGACGGTGCACGTCGTCGAATGACGTCGTAGCGGCGATGAGCCGACGAgaacaagaaaaggaaaagctCCAACACTGTAATACAGTCCGCTAAGACGCGGACGCTTGCCCAgcgtgctggagaaggaggacgcaaaagggaagaggagatagagagagagcacgccTCCACAATGCACCACATCGCCGGAAGGACACGAAACCCTTGTCGACAGCCGCGTGCCCTCACCCGACCAACATGATCGTTGCTgggctttctctctctctatatgtgcgtgtgtgtgtgtgcatgcaccTCCCTTGTTGCTGTAGCATCTGCctcgctcccctcccctgaCATCTACTTGGTCGCCTTCAGATACTTGGCAAAGATGTCCcgcagcttctcctcgtcTAGTTTCTTGCCGAGCACcaacgcgcgtgtgcagccgAATGGCACACTCTGCCCCACCATTGGCGTTACATCAAAGAGGTCACCAATGCTTTGGAGTTGCAGGAGGCTGTATTGCCCATCCTCGCAGCACCATATCGCGGCCTTGCACCTCACTACCTCGAAGCCGTACTCCCCACAGCGGTAGAGGAGGTCGCTGCCGATGGCGTGCACGTCGCGGCACGAGCTGACTGCGAGGGCGCGCTCTGCTTCAAAGAACTCCAGTGACACCGCACTGATGGAGGAGTGATGGTGTTCGTGAAGATGCACCAGCTCGGTTGCCGCGCGGGTGGTGTCGATAAACAGAATGTCCCGCACGTTGGGCACGCGCGAGTGATCGCTCCGGATGACGGTGGCCACAGGGTTGATCTCCCGCACCGCTGAGAGAGCCGCTTTTTGCTGGGCTTCAGTGGCAATGTCGCATTTGTTGAGCACCACCTTGTCCGCCATCAGAatctgccgctccgcctcctgcatCACGTCTTCGTCGTGCAGGTACATGCAAATGTTTACCGCGTCAACCAGGGTCACGATGCCAGACAGGTAAAGGTGGCCGCAGAGCGCCAAATCCTGCCAGAACATTGCCGCGATCGGCCCAGGGTCCGCAAGCCCGGACGTCTCCACAAGAATTAAATCGAACGTGCCTCTGCGCTCCATTAGCGACTCTAGGGCCTTCACCGTCTGCGTCTGGGCGGTGCAACACATGCACCCATTGCTCAGCTCCAGCCACTCATCATCCGGCTTCTCGGAGCTCTTCAGCGTCAGACCCTTCTCGATGGTCTTGCCGAACTCGAACTCGTTCACAATGACGGCAATGCGCATGTTATGATCCGCCGACAGGATGTAGTGCAACAGCGtcgtcttgccgctgccgagaaATCCTGTGAGGACGGTCACCGGCACGCGGGCCGAGATCAGCTCCGGGCATTCATCATCGCTACTCATTCTTACCTAGAGGAAaaagggcgagagagagtcgGGAGCGGGATGGGAAGTGCGGGCGAAGCCGTGGGAAACACCCAAGTGAAAGGCGCCTCCAAGGAAATGTCGGTCGACTCGCCGGTTCTTCGTTCGCGCATGAGTGAATGCGAtcgaaggggagggggtggcggagTGGTAGAGGacggcgggagagagagaggagaaaggctGGTGCATGTAGTCGCCAGAGAAACCGGCGGAGCAGGGGCGGCTTTGCTTCCTTGGCTACCCcgctcgcagcagcggcagccgctgctgcgcttgctCTTCATTGTGCTAGCAGCTCACAAGAAATTTTTGAAACAGGCGTGGCCTACAGAGCTGTGCtaagggggagagaggcgttTGCGCTAAGCGGCCGCACCCATACGCAAACCACTGAAgagcgtgtgggtgcggATGCGGTCTCTGACACGCGCACCGTTTCGTATACCAGCCACTCATTTATTCCGCCACTCATCGTTCCCACTGCAGACAAGCGACTCGGGAGGTTTTCTCTTATGGTTGACGAGGTTCCAACGGATACATATCcaaacagacacacacacacacacacacacacacacgtgaggaaaaaaaaagacagtCTTCACGGGCGACTTGATGGGTGGAAGAAGGGACAAAGAgcgagcgaaaaaaaaaacgtgatGGAGACTGCTGGC comes from the Leishmania infantum JPCM5 genome chromosome 36 genome and includes:
- a CDS encoding putative ADP-ribosylation factor GTPase activating protein; this encodes MNIRQRKSERHKEVLRKLSQNGGNKSCFDCGMRGPLYVASDFGILVCSGCSAVHRSFQHKVKGITMSEFTDDEIARFSVAGNDRALKVWLSTFHNQLPRSGDVMALKDHVRVVFEERRFLNAQELSALQDSWEHAREQPSQAPPPLSVTRPAESSLASIPEAPTAQPGPVSAPTNPARPPQEDVFDSLFSASVQSSSTPQPTAHAAAPPPPMTTLHAPAPPAPQQPATVTSIVADLFAGVPPPVVQPAGGYSAPHPQQQQQQQSMSYPTDGGMYNFTQGPQSSMMAPTQLQSSQLPYQQQQQAQPTPYAASGPMVCAPCVGSQHASTFDFAAPSAPAANPYPYQQQQPQPFTWGQPAPTQLQQQQQHMIGFLGSSGSAAPYAAPAQPQSYNFKSGAPGATAYPSANGAPAQAYQLSPFASNPPPPQEDWGASLSSNASSIPNHNRIVVLSVTKQQNDGPQNPQPPWQ